The following are encoded together in the Kribbella voronezhensis genome:
- a CDS encoding twin-arginine translocation signal domain-containing protein, whose product MSDATRRGFLVFAGAGTVAAAGAIAAPKIFGEQPADAATQLEQSDLDHAESFVVHVKDVKKGEMAIMVGEREVLITDRELAARLAGVKTA is encoded by the coding sequence ATGAGTGACGCAACCCGCCGCGGTTTTCTGGTGTTCGCAGGTGCCGGGACCGTGGCCGCGGCCGGCGCTATCGCCGCGCCGAAGATCTTCGGCGAGCAGCCGGCCGACGCCGCGACCCAGCTGGAGCAGTCCGACCTGGACCACGCTGAGTCGTTCGTGGTCCACGTCAAGGACGTGAAGAAGGGCGAGATGGCGATCATGGTCGGCGAGCGCGAGGTGCTGATCACCGACCGCGAGCTGGCCGCCCGCCTCGCCGGTGTGAAGACCGCCTGA
- a CDS encoding PPOX class F420-dependent oxidoreductase, with amino-acid sequence MTTMTTDEWRTFVTASTRLAHLSITRADGRPHVTPVCFVLDGDELAFALSPGSVKGKSIARDRRVAICISDEQQPYSFVTIEGEARISAEPDRIKRVATGIADRYYPEQPAAELAESFVQGGFTAVHIGITNVIARSGLG; translated from the coding sequence ATGACCACGATGACCACCGACGAGTGGCGTACCTTCGTCACCGCGAGCACCAGGCTCGCCCACCTCTCCATCACCCGCGCCGACGGTCGCCCGCACGTCACCCCCGTCTGTTTCGTGCTCGACGGCGACGAACTCGCCTTCGCTCTCTCGCCCGGCAGCGTCAAAGGCAAGAGCATCGCGCGGGACCGGCGCGTCGCGATCTGTATCAGTGACGAGCAGCAGCCCTACAGCTTCGTCACCATCGAAGGCGAGGCCCGGATCTCCGCCGAGCCGGACCGGATCAAGCGCGTCGCCACCGGGATCGCCGACCGCTACTACCCCGAGCAGCCCGCGGCCGAGCTCGCCGAGTCATTCGTCCAAGGGGGCTTCACCGCGGTACACATCGGCATCACCAACGTGATAGCCCGCTCCGGCCTCGGCTGA
- a CDS encoding universal stress protein: MSSWTRTGPVVVEVDGSADGLRVVGYAGEVAVRAGAELVLVAAYHGYSSYSAMVPVYAPQVPADGAEEMLGEAVGFVRRQFGEELKVSTVAREGSRLKVLQRAARDARVVVVAREHASGPAGIVSAQGNLAVAGRAGCPVIVVAPGWRPAAAEYGVVVGIDGTPLSLEAVEFAFRTAADRGRELTVVHSHHVPYRRLVADDGTWQERAALTVSETLAGWDEEYPQVKVTRLLTTRPVVATLARESQHADLVVVGAHTGPLPIGDPVARRTIAEMTCPVAIVAHHVTPAERDRRRREIPAPSDIIATTY; the protein is encoded by the coding sequence ATGAGTAGCTGGACACGGACGGGGCCGGTTGTGGTGGAGGTCGACGGCAGCGCTGATGGGTTGCGGGTTGTCGGGTATGCCGGTGAGGTGGCTGTTCGTGCTGGTGCTGAGTTGGTGCTGGTCGCGGCGTATCACGGTTATTCGTCGTACTCGGCGATGGTGCCGGTCTATGCCCCGCAGGTCCCGGCGGATGGGGCGGAGGAGATGTTGGGGGAGGCGGTCGGGTTCGTGCGGCGGCAGTTCGGTGAGGAGTTGAAGGTCAGCACGGTGGCGCGGGAGGGTTCGCGGTTGAAGGTGCTGCAGCGGGCGGCGCGTGATGCGCGGGTTGTGGTGGTTGCGCGTGAGCACGCCAGTGGCCCGGCCGGCATCGTGTCCGCGCAGGGCAACCTGGCGGTGGCCGGACGTGCCGGGTGTCCGGTGATCGTGGTGGCGCCTGGCTGGCGGCCGGCCGCGGCGGAGTACGGCGTGGTGGTCGGTATTGACGGTACGCCGTTGTCGCTGGAGGCGGTCGAGTTCGCGTTCCGGACTGCCGCGGATCGGGGCCGTGAGCTGACGGTGGTGCACTCCCATCATGTTCCGTACCGTCGGCTTGTGGCGGATGACGGTACGTGGCAGGAGCGGGCTGCGTTGACGGTTTCGGAGACGCTGGCGGGCTGGGATGAGGAGTATCCGCAGGTCAAGGTGACCAGGCTGCTGACTACGCGTCCTGTTGTCGCCACGCTGGCGCGGGAGAGTCAGCACGCTGATTTGGTCGTGGTCGGCGCTCACACCGGTCCGTTGCCGATCGGGGACCCGGTCGCCCGCCGGACGATCGCGGAGATGACCTGCCCGGTCGCGATCGTCGCCCACCACGTCACCCCGGCAGAACGCGACCGTCGACGCCGCGAGATCCCGGCCCCTTCCGACATCATCGCCACTACCTACTGA
- a CDS encoding FAD-dependent oxidoreductase, translating to MNERQAVVLGGSMAGLLAARVLTEHFARVTIIERDEFSGMWAGDPEADPREREVRPGVPQGRHAHGLLAAGLDVVERLFPGAAEDLIAAGVPSGDVLANVRFCANGHRLRQAPTGMTALSFSRPYLENYLRAKVMALPGVDARGGTDVVGIKADANQSRVTGAFVQRRDGGGLETIAADLVVDATGRGSRAPRWLDDLGYERPRKEQLHVDLAYVSRHYKVDPALLDGDIAIIIGPSAAAPRGGAVMLQESGRAVITLFGILGDHAPLDDAGYRAYARRLPLPYIADVIEGSVPLDDPVRFRYPASVRHRYDRLRRFPKGFGVIGDAMCSFNPMYGQGMSVAAVEAVRLGDALARDGATEFDALRFFRAVRPVVDIPWQIATGGDAALPGVDGPRDARTRLVNRYLDRLYAVAARDEVVSLAFSRVTNLLDPPTALLRPAVAARVLGRRRLPVKAVLDQETAKA from the coding sequence ATGAACGAACGTCAAGCCGTGGTCCTCGGCGGCAGCATGGCCGGACTGCTCGCGGCGCGGGTGCTCACCGAGCACTTCGCACGCGTCACCATCATCGAACGCGACGAGTTCAGCGGAATGTGGGCGGGCGATCCGGAGGCCGATCCACGGGAGCGGGAGGTGCGTCCCGGCGTACCACAGGGCCGCCACGCACACGGTTTGCTGGCTGCCGGGCTCGACGTCGTCGAGCGGCTGTTCCCAGGCGCGGCTGAGGACCTCATCGCGGCGGGAGTACCGAGCGGCGATGTGCTGGCCAACGTGCGCTTCTGCGCCAACGGGCACCGGCTGCGGCAGGCGCCGACCGGGATGACTGCGCTGTCGTTCAGCCGGCCGTACCTCGAGAACTACCTGCGCGCCAAAGTGATGGCATTGCCTGGCGTCGATGCGCGCGGCGGGACGGACGTTGTCGGCATCAAGGCCGATGCGAATCAGTCGCGAGTGACGGGGGCCTTCGTACAGCGGCGTGACGGCGGCGGACTGGAGACCATCGCCGCGGACCTCGTGGTCGACGCCACCGGACGCGGGTCGCGAGCACCGCGGTGGCTGGACGACCTCGGCTACGAGCGGCCCCGCAAAGAGCAGTTGCACGTCGACCTCGCTTACGTGTCGCGTCACTACAAAGTCGACCCCGCCCTGCTCGACGGCGACATCGCCATCATCATCGGGCCGTCCGCAGCCGCGCCTCGCGGCGGCGCGGTCATGCTGCAGGAGTCCGGTCGGGCAGTCATCACCCTGTTCGGCATCCTCGGCGATCATGCGCCGCTGGATGACGCGGGGTACCGCGCCTACGCTCGCCGGCTTCCCCTGCCGTACATCGCCGACGTCATCGAGGGGTCGGTGCCGCTCGACGACCCGGTGAGATTCCGCTATCCGGCCAGCGTCCGACACCGCTACGACCGGCTGCGGCGCTTCCCGAAAGGATTCGGCGTCATCGGCGACGCGATGTGCTCGTTCAACCCGATGTACGGACAGGGAATGTCGGTCGCCGCCGTGGAAGCGGTGCGCCTCGGCGATGCGCTCGCCCGCGATGGCGCTACCGAGTTCGACGCCTTGCGGTTCTTCCGCGCGGTACGCCCCGTCGTCGACATCCCGTGGCAGATCGCGACTGGCGGAGACGCGGCTCTGCCCGGCGTCGACGGGCCCCGCGACGCGCGCACCCGCCTGGTGAACCGCTACCTCGACCGGCTCTACGCTGTCGCGGCGCGCGACGAGGTGGTGTCGCTGGCGTTCAGTCGTGTGACGAACCTGCTGGACCCACCGACGGCACTGCTACGCCCCGCGGTAGCGGCGAGAGTGCTGGGACGGCGACGCTTGCCAGTAAAGGCCGTTCTCGACCAGGAGACAGCAAAGGCATGA
- a CDS encoding SLC13 family permease, producing MTVIAVVVFVAAYVLIATEWTHKLLAALGGAAVLLAVGVTDSEHAFYSQETGVDWNVVFLLLGMMIIVGVLRRTGVFEYVAIWAAKRAKGSPLRVMILLTLITAVASAFLDNVTTVLLIAPVTLLVCERLGVNPVPFLIAEVMASNIGGTATLIGDPPNIIIASRSGLTFNDFLIHLTPLVAIELAVFTLVLPRLFKGSFAVDPDKVENVLRLNEREAIQDSRLLIKSGAVLLAVFVGFVGHPLFHVEPAVVALLGAGLLILISKVPTKDYMGSVEWQTLLFFAGLFVMVGALVKTGVIANLAEVVGDATGGRPLLAVMLILIVSAVLSGIVDNIPYVATMSPVVLELTKGVSDPAQAHALWWALAAGADFGGNATAVGASANVVVIGIALRAGYPISFWEFTRKGVVITAITIVVAAPYLWLRYFVLS from the coding sequence ATGACGGTGATCGCTGTCGTCGTGTTCGTCGCCGCCTATGTGCTGATCGCGACCGAGTGGACTCACAAGCTTCTGGCGGCACTGGGTGGGGCGGCGGTCCTGCTCGCCGTCGGCGTCACCGACTCCGAGCACGCGTTCTACTCCCAGGAGACCGGCGTCGACTGGAACGTCGTCTTCCTGCTCCTCGGCATGATGATCATCGTCGGCGTACTCCGTCGTACCGGCGTGTTCGAGTACGTCGCGATCTGGGCGGCCAAGCGGGCCAAGGGTTCGCCGCTGCGGGTGATGATCCTGCTGACGCTGATCACCGCCGTCGCGTCGGCGTTCCTGGACAACGTGACGACCGTGTTGCTGATCGCGCCGGTGACGCTGCTGGTGTGCGAGCGGCTGGGTGTCAATCCGGTGCCGTTCCTGATCGCCGAGGTGATGGCCTCGAACATCGGTGGAACCGCGACGCTGATCGGTGACCCGCCCAACATCATCATCGCCAGCCGGTCGGGGCTGACGTTCAACGACTTCCTGATCCACCTGACACCGCTGGTGGCCATCGAGCTGGCCGTGTTCACCCTCGTCCTTCCCCGCCTGTTCAAAGGCTCCTTCGCCGTCGATCCGGACAAGGTCGAGAACGTTCTCCGGTTGAACGAGCGCGAAGCGATCCAGGACTCCCGGCTGCTGATCAAGAGTGGCGCGGTGCTGCTCGCCGTCTTCGTCGGCTTCGTCGGACACCCGCTGTTCCATGTCGAGCCGGCCGTGGTCGCGTTGCTGGGCGCCGGCCTGCTCATCTTGATCTCGAAGGTGCCGACCAAGGACTACATGGGCAGCGTCGAATGGCAGACCCTGCTGTTCTTCGCGGGCCTGTTCGTCATGGTCGGCGCGCTGGTCAAGACCGGCGTGATCGCGAACCTCGCCGAAGTGGTCGGCGACGCGACCGGCGGCAGGCCGTTGCTCGCGGTGATGCTGATCCTGATCGTGTCCGCGGTGCTGTCCGGGATCGTCGACAACATCCCGTACGTCGCGACGATGAGCCCGGTCGTGCTCGAACTCACCAAGGGCGTGAGCGACCCGGCCCAGGCGCACGCACTGTGGTGGGCGCTCGCCGCGGGAGCCGACTTCGGCGGCAACGCCACCGCGGTCGGCGCCAGCGCCAACGTCGTCGTCATCGGCATCGCCCTCCGCGCCGGCTACCCGATCAGCTTCTGGGAATTCACCCGCAAAGGCGTCGTGATCACCGCGATCACCATCGTCGTAGCCGCCCCCTACCTATGGCTGCGGTACTTCGTCCTGTCCTGA
- a CDS encoding MMPL family transporter, protein MLRLRWLVIVGWVAVAVTGGVLAPRTIDRLSYDFGLPGQPAYETNEKILAEFGNGGATDPLAVALSVPAPASVDDAGVRQQFAAALDRLPDKGWRVVSMLDAGNEQAQQALTSADRRTTVALVYPPVLPGPAAYEAALPRLTASMASAKVAGQPLQVTGVEALREGGGGSDRPIIVEIALGAGGAIIVLGLVFGSLLAILPLLMAATAISTTFLLILGLSTATDVSFIVQYLVGLIGLGVAIDYALLIVMRWREERAAGVGNTEAVGTAMATAGRAVLFSGVTVAVSLLALVVVPVPFLRSVGFGGLLIPLVSVAVALTLLPVILATVGPRLEWPHRKRHQADSRLWKRIGRVVVRHRVVAALLATAALAAMFAPALGLRLGSPELAAISAGTDPAAKAYRTATDAGISAGIFRPVEIVSSTDDAFNRVRTIEGVAAVATPETAAWKQGDQRLAAVLLTNDAATPAGQEAVDRIRHAVPESTVGGSAAEDADSVTAIYGNVGWILVLVALVTVVLLARALRSIWLPIKALVQNVVSIGAAYGLTVLIWQTGYGAQTLFGAEASGTITFWVPLAAFSFLFGLSMDYELFILSRIKEEHDAGLSTPDATVAGISYTGRLVSSAALILFLAFVALSTVPVIDVKIFATTLALGIILDATIVRSVLTPALVAWFGNLNWWWPFRSSTVPVGLTEPAPNKSK, encoded by the coding sequence GTGTTGCGACTGCGGTGGCTGGTCATCGTGGGCTGGGTGGCGGTCGCGGTGACCGGTGGTGTGCTGGCGCCGAGGACGATCGATCGGCTGAGCTACGACTTCGGGTTGCCCGGACAGCCGGCGTACGAGACGAACGAGAAGATCCTGGCCGAGTTCGGCAACGGCGGGGCGACCGATCCGCTGGCGGTGGCGCTGTCGGTCCCTGCGCCGGCCAGCGTCGACGATGCGGGCGTCAGGCAACAGTTCGCCGCAGCACTCGATCGGCTGCCGGACAAGGGCTGGCGAGTCGTCTCGATGCTCGACGCCGGCAACGAGCAGGCGCAGCAAGCGCTGACCAGCGCAGATCGGCGTACGACGGTCGCGCTGGTGTATCCGCCGGTCTTACCGGGGCCTGCGGCGTATGAGGCGGCCCTACCGCGGTTGACCGCGTCGATGGCGAGCGCGAAGGTTGCCGGACAGCCGTTGCAGGTGACCGGGGTCGAGGCGCTGCGTGAGGGCGGTGGCGGATCCGATCGACCGATAATCGTCGAGATCGCGCTCGGCGCCGGCGGCGCGATCATCGTCCTGGGTTTGGTCTTCGGCTCGCTGCTGGCGATCCTGCCGCTGCTGATGGCGGCAACAGCGATCAGTACGACGTTCCTGCTGATCCTCGGACTGTCCACGGCCACGGACGTCTCCTTCATCGTCCAGTACCTGGTCGGACTGATCGGCTTGGGCGTCGCGATCGACTACGCCCTGCTGATCGTGATGCGCTGGCGGGAGGAACGGGCAGCCGGCGTGGGCAATACCGAAGCGGTCGGTACGGCGATGGCCACGGCGGGCCGCGCAGTACTGTTCAGTGGTGTCACGGTAGCGGTCTCGCTTCTGGCGCTGGTAGTGGTGCCGGTGCCGTTCCTGCGCAGTGTCGGATTCGGCGGCCTGCTGATCCCTCTGGTCAGCGTTGCTGTTGCCTTGACCTTGTTGCCGGTCATCCTCGCCACCGTCGGCCCGCGACTGGAATGGCCGCACCGCAAGCGGCACCAGGCGGACAGTCGGTTGTGGAAGCGGATCGGTCGAGTGGTGGTGCGGCACCGCGTCGTCGCGGCACTTCTTGCTACAGCCGCACTTGCAGCCATGTTCGCGCCCGCTCTCGGCTTACGACTCGGCTCGCCGGAACTGGCGGCTATCTCGGCCGGCACGGATCCCGCCGCCAAGGCTTACCGGACGGCCACCGACGCCGGGATCAGTGCCGGCATCTTCCGGCCGGTCGAGATTGTCAGCAGCACCGACGATGCCTTCAACCGCGTGCGGACCATCGAAGGAGTCGCCGCTGTCGCCACCCCTGAAACAGCAGCCTGGAAACAAGGGGACCAGCGACTTGCAGCCGTGCTGCTCACGAACGACGCCGCCACACCCGCGGGCCAGGAAGCAGTCGACAGGATCCGTCACGCTGTTCCGGAGTCCACGGTCGGAGGTAGCGCCGCAGAAGACGCAGACTCGGTCACCGCGATCTACGGCAACGTCGGATGGATCTTGGTGCTGGTTGCACTCGTCACCGTCGTATTGCTGGCGCGGGCGTTGCGATCGATCTGGCTACCGATCAAGGCACTGGTCCAGAACGTCGTCTCGATCGGCGCGGCCTACGGTCTGACCGTGCTGATCTGGCAGACCGGCTACGGTGCCCAGACCCTGTTCGGCGCGGAGGCCAGCGGCACCATCACCTTCTGGGTACCGCTCGCCGCGTTCTCCTTCCTGTTCGGCCTGTCGATGGACTATGAGCTGTTCATCCTGTCCAGGATCAAGGAAGAACACGACGCGGGGCTGTCCACGCCGGACGCGACCGTCGCCGGCATCAGCTACACCGGACGACTGGTCAGCTCGGCCGCGCTGATCCTGTTCCTTGCCTTCGTGGCTCTGTCGACCGTGCCGGTGATCGACGTGAAGATCTTCGCCACCACCCTTGCCCTGGGCATCATTCTCGATGCGACCATCGTCCGCAGCGTTCTCACTCCCGCCCTCGTCGCCTGGTTCGGCAACCTCAACTGGTGGTGGCCCTTCCGCAGCTCGACCGTGCCGGTTGGCCTGACCGAGCCTGCCCCGAACAAGTCGAAGTAG
- a CDS encoding CBS domain-containing protein: protein MHAEQMAEEFPVVGLDSAAREAVELLAVRRLPGLIVVGAKGEPHSVLPASQVVRFLVPSYVQDDPSLARVIDESLADQVADKLANVTVRRLLPSEPVELPVVNHDDTVLEVAAIMARLRCPLVAVLKDKKIIGAITASRLLELVVTPH from the coding sequence GTGCACGCAGAGCAGATGGCCGAAGAGTTCCCGGTGGTTGGGCTCGATTCGGCTGCCCGCGAGGCTGTGGAGTTGCTTGCTGTACGTCGGTTGCCGGGGTTGATCGTCGTGGGCGCCAAGGGCGAGCCGCATTCGGTGCTGCCGGCCTCGCAGGTGGTGCGGTTCCTGGTGCCGAGCTATGTCCAGGACGACCCGTCGCTGGCCCGGGTGATCGACGAATCGCTGGCCGACCAGGTCGCGGACAAGCTGGCGAACGTGACTGTACGGCGGTTGTTGCCGTCGGAGCCGGTGGAGTTGCCGGTGGTGAACCACGACGACACCGTGCTCGAGGTGGCAGCGATCATGGCCCGGTTGCGTTGCCCACTGGTCGCGGTCCTGAAGGACAAGAAGATCATCGGTGCGATCACCGCATCCCGCCTGCTGGAACTGGTCGTCACACCGCACTGA
- a CDS encoding MarR family winged helix-turn-helix transcriptional regulator, with protein MVDSVWSEDELARLPAWTLVQAYHAVAQGFHALFSEHRLTPVQFGVLAQLAVSPGLTQAELARRVLIRPQSMGELIGSLVDRGLLVRGGPGGKGRPVPVSLTEQGRSALEQAGTAVRAFNDSAALGLTAKEGSQLNELLHKVIRSRSRPAGG; from the coding sequence GTGGTGGATTCCGTGTGGAGCGAAGACGAGCTGGCTCGGTTGCCGGCTTGGACTCTGGTGCAGGCGTATCACGCTGTGGCGCAGGGGTTTCACGCGTTGTTCAGTGAGCATCGATTGACGCCGGTGCAGTTCGGGGTACTGGCGCAGCTTGCCGTGAGTCCCGGGCTCACTCAGGCGGAGCTGGCCCGGCGGGTGCTGATCCGTCCGCAGAGCATGGGTGAGCTGATCGGCTCACTGGTCGACCGCGGACTGCTGGTTCGCGGAGGCCCTGGGGGCAAAGGGCGGCCCGTTCCGGTGTCACTGACGGAGCAGGGACGCTCCGCGCTGGAACAGGCCGGTACCGCGGTACGGGCATTCAACGATTCTGCCGCCCTCGGCCTGACGGCGAAGGAGGGCTCGCAGCTCAACGAGCTTCTGCACAAGGTGATCCGATCGAGAAGCCGCCCGGCCGGCGGCTGA
- a CDS encoding LysR family transcriptional regulator — protein sequence MGEVELRHLATMVAVVEEGTFGRAAVRLGYTQSTISQQVAALEKAVGGVLFERPGGPRPVRLTPLGAVVLEQGQGVLAKADELTEAVDRFKAGDGRIDIGTFQSVSNVILPSVIRRLRDERPACEIRLTEVPADPQLGRLDLLFYDRPIVGDLEVVKLIDDPYLLVARPGDFPDGPVALKHLDDQPMVGCHLPCDQVWLDQLVAAAGVRPRVVFRSPGNETILSMVRAGLGWAVLPRLALHGSGTRYDDRLAIHELRPAPSRGIYLHWAATASRSPLAERAIAIATEIAAEVSAEAGAGYHVGDADVYRGEAPLDE from the coding sequence ATGGGTGAGGTGGAGTTGCGGCATCTGGCGACGATGGTGGCCGTTGTGGAGGAGGGGACGTTCGGGCGGGCGGCCGTGCGGCTCGGGTACACGCAGTCGACGATCAGTCAGCAGGTTGCTGCTCTGGAGAAGGCCGTGGGTGGTGTGCTGTTCGAGCGGCCCGGTGGTCCTCGGCCGGTGCGACTGACGCCGTTGGGCGCCGTCGTACTGGAGCAGGGTCAGGGTGTGCTGGCGAAGGCGGACGAGTTGACCGAAGCCGTTGATCGCTTCAAGGCCGGTGACGGGCGGATCGACATCGGCACCTTCCAGAGCGTGTCCAACGTGATCCTGCCGTCCGTCATCCGGCGGTTGCGGGACGAGCGTCCTGCCTGTGAGATCAGGCTGACCGAGGTGCCGGCGGATCCGCAGCTCGGCCGCCTCGACCTGCTGTTCTACGACCGGCCGATCGTCGGCGACCTCGAAGTCGTCAAGCTGATCGACGATCCCTACCTGCTCGTGGCCCGGCCGGGCGACTTTCCCGACGGCCCGGTCGCGCTGAAACATCTCGACGACCAGCCGATGGTGGGCTGCCATCTGCCGTGCGACCAGGTGTGGCTGGACCAGCTGGTCGCCGCTGCCGGCGTACGACCCCGGGTGGTCTTCCGGTCGCCGGGCAACGAGACGATCCTGTCGATGGTGCGCGCGGGACTGGGCTGGGCGGTGCTGCCACGGCTCGCTCTGCACGGGTCGGGCACGCGGTACGACGATCGGCTCGCGATCCATGAACTGCGACCCGCGCCGAGCCGTGGGATCTACCTGCACTGGGCGGCCACGGCTTCCCGCTCGCCACTGGCGGAGCGCGCTATCGCGATCGCCACCGAGATCGCCGCCGAGGTGTCAGCCGAGGCCGGAGCGGGCTATCACGTTGGTGATGCCGATGTGTACCGCGGTGAAGCCCCCTTGGACGAATGA
- a CDS encoding DUF4331 domain-containing protein, translating to MSSHREAPEISKDPVADNTDVYAFVSPDKPDTVTLIANFIPFQNPYGGPNFYEFGDDVLYQIHISNGGDGKADISYQFRFHAEIRNKKTFLYNTGPITSIKDTTWNRPQYYSVTRVEHGRARILARDLAAPPVNVGPRSTPNYAKLAGQAIHTFGTNRKVFAGQRADGFFADLGSIFDLGTLRPFQAAHLIPSAAAMGVNGLQGSNVHTIALQVPITDLTRDGRKPTDVMDAQSVIGVYATASRQQSKIFDDLLGISLWHGPHKQVSRLGNPLFNEVIVPMAEKDKWNSRPPSEDKKYAQYVTKPELAGLLPVLYPGAFPNLAAYKKPRADLAAILLTGIPKGVVPGFQNYTGPVQADMLRLNVAVPPAKTPNPLGLVAGDAAGFPNGRRVFDDVVTVEIRAVAGLTIPLVDPAYKPDGAASAVKDGTSNTNADYLKVFPYLGTPGGGYQSKPGIPAAS from the coding sequence ATGTCTTCGCATCGCGAAGCACCGGAGATCTCGAAGGACCCGGTCGCCGACAACACCGACGTGTACGCGTTCGTCAGCCCGGACAAGCCGGACACGGTCACGCTGATCGCCAATTTCATCCCGTTCCAGAACCCGTACGGCGGGCCGAACTTCTACGAGTTCGGCGACGACGTGCTGTACCAGATCCACATCTCCAACGGCGGTGACGGCAAGGCGGACATCAGCTACCAGTTCCGCTTCCATGCCGAGATCCGGAACAAGAAGACCTTCCTGTACAACACCGGGCCGATCACCTCGATCAAGGACACGACCTGGAACCGCCCGCAGTACTACTCGGTCACCCGGGTCGAGCACGGCCGCGCCCGGATCCTCGCCCGCGACCTGGCTGCGCCGCCGGTCAACGTCGGCCCGCGCAGTACGCCGAACTATGCCAAGCTCGCCGGTCAGGCGATCCACACCTTCGGGACCAACCGCAAGGTGTTCGCCGGCCAGCGCGCCGACGGGTTCTTCGCGGACCTCGGCAGCATCTTCGACCTCGGAACACTGCGTCCGTTCCAGGCGGCGCACCTGATCCCGTCCGCCGCGGCGATGGGCGTCAACGGGCTGCAGGGCTCCAACGTGCACACGATCGCGCTCCAGGTGCCGATCACCGACCTGACCCGGGACGGCAGGAAGCCGACCGATGTGATGGACGCCCAGTCCGTCATCGGCGTCTACGCCACCGCGAGCCGCCAGCAGTCCAAGATCTTCGACGACCTGCTCGGGATCTCGCTGTGGCACGGCCCGCACAAGCAGGTCTCCCGGCTGGGCAACCCGTTGTTCAACGAGGTCATCGTGCCGATGGCCGAGAAGGACAAGTGGAACAGCCGGCCGCCGTCGGAGGACAAGAAGTACGCGCAGTACGTGACCAAGCCGGAGCTCGCCGGACTCCTGCCGGTGCTCTATCCCGGCGCGTTCCCGAACCTGGCGGCGTACAAGAAGCCCCGCGCCGATCTGGCCGCGATCCTGCTGACCGGGATCCCGAAGGGCGTGGTACCCGGATTCCAGAACTACACCGGGCCGGTGCAGGCCGACATGCTGCGCCTGAACGTCGCCGTCCCGCCGGCCAAGACGCCGAACCCGCTGGGCCTGGTGGCCGGCGACGCGGCCGGATTCCCGAACGGACGAAGGGTTTTCGACGACGTCGTCACGGTCGAGATCCGCGCTGTGGCGGGCTTGACGATCCCGCTGGTCGACCCGGCGTACAAGCCCGACGGTGCCGCTTCGGCAGTGAAGGACGGGACGTCGAACACCAACGCCGACTACCTCAAGGTGTTTCCGTACCTCGGTACGCCGGGTGGTGGCTACCAGTCCAAGCCCGGCATCCCGGCCGCGTCATGA
- a CDS encoding GNAT family N-acetyltransferase — protein sequence MNTQHTPLFCDLELAERIERAEAQLIEATARAAHRRLADGRGFVLPVAGGLAVFAGDDSPFNKVVGLGFGGVPTDDELDEIEKAHAGVGTPVQVELTHLADPEIGPVLTRRGYQLESFENVLGIAIEDEYDVTMPDGVVIRPSGDDELDRWLNLMADAVAAPDTQGVPWREEFPRDTYIESERDGVAAGVARYAVLRNGELAGGGGLRTADGIAQFAGAATLPAHRRHGIQSALLATRLADAAAAGCDVGVITTQPGSKSQQNAQRSGFTLLYTRAVLVKHV from the coding sequence ATGAACACCCAGCACACACCACTGTTCTGCGACCTCGAGCTGGCCGAACGGATCGAGCGGGCCGAGGCTCAGCTCATCGAGGCGACAGCTCGCGCCGCTCATCGCCGGCTGGCCGACGGCCGGGGATTCGTCCTCCCGGTGGCTGGTGGGCTCGCGGTGTTCGCCGGCGACGACTCGCCGTTCAACAAGGTGGTCGGGCTCGGCTTCGGCGGCGTACCGACGGACGACGAGCTTGATGAGATCGAGAAGGCCCACGCCGGTGTCGGTACGCCGGTGCAGGTCGAGCTCACGCATCTCGCCGATCCTGAGATCGGCCCTGTCCTGACCAGGCGTGGCTACCAGTTGGAGTCGTTCGAGAACGTGCTCGGCATAGCGATCGAGGACGAGTACGACGTGACTATGCCCGATGGGGTCGTCATCCGGCCGAGCGGCGACGACGAGCTCGACCGCTGGCTGAACCTGATGGCGGATGCGGTCGCCGCACCGGATACACAGGGCGTGCCGTGGCGAGAGGAGTTCCCTCGCGACACTTATATCGAGTCAGAACGCGACGGTGTCGCAGCCGGCGTAGCGCGGTACGCCGTCCTGCGAAACGGTGAGCTCGCGGGCGGCGGCGGTCTTCGCACGGCCGACGGCATCGCCCAGTTCGCCGGCGCTGCCACTCTGCCCGCCCACCGACGCCACGGCATCCAGTCCGCGCTCCTGGCCACCCGCCTGGCCGACGCTGCAGCCGCCGGCTGCGACGTCGGCGTCATCACCACCCAACCCGGATCGAAGTCCCAACAGAACGCCCAGCGCAGCGGCTTCACGCTCCTCTACACCCGCGCAGTCCTCGTGAAGCACGTCTAG